One Streptomyces sp. B21-105 genomic region harbors:
- a CDS encoding ABC transporter ATP-binding protein, translating into MPQAPPQERPALHVERLDVTYGRALSALRSVSLTVPHGAVVALLGANGAGKSTLLRAVSGTLRLHRGAVTAGLIRYGSTILDGRDPVAAVRAGVVQVPEGRRVFAGLTVEENLRAGDLGPGRRTAGQLHAARERVHTLFPVLAERGRQAAGLLSGGEQQMLAIGRALMAAPRLLLLDEPSLGLAPRMVHRIAEVIREINAQGTAVLLVEQNAGMALSLAGQAHVLEVGEVRLSGPADELARTDAVRRLYLGDPADDQGAA; encoded by the coding sequence ATGCCCCAGGCGCCCCCGCAGGAGCGGCCCGCCCTGCACGTCGAACGCCTCGACGTGACGTACGGGCGGGCCCTGTCGGCCCTGCGCTCCGTGTCCCTGACCGTCCCGCACGGCGCGGTGGTGGCCCTGCTGGGCGCCAACGGCGCCGGCAAGTCCACGCTGCTGCGGGCCGTCTCGGGCACCCTCCGGCTGCACCGCGGCGCCGTCACCGCCGGCCTGATCCGCTACGGGAGCACGATCCTGGACGGCCGTGACCCGGTCGCGGCGGTGCGGGCCGGCGTCGTCCAGGTCCCGGAGGGCCGCCGGGTCTTCGCAGGACTGACCGTCGAGGAGAACCTGCGCGCCGGAGACCTCGGCCCCGGACGGCGCACCGCCGGACAGCTTCACGCGGCACGGGAGCGGGTGCACACACTCTTCCCCGTGCTCGCCGAACGGGGGCGGCAGGCGGCCGGGCTGCTGTCCGGCGGCGAGCAGCAGATGCTGGCCATCGGCCGGGCCCTGATGGCCGCGCCCCGGCTGCTGCTGCTCGACGAGCCCTCCCTCGGCCTCGCCCCGCGCATGGTGCACCGGATCGCCGAGGTGATCCGCGAGATCAACGCCCAGGGCACGGCGGTCCTGCTGGTCGAGCAGAACGCGGGCATGGCGCTGTCCCTCGCCGGCCAGGCCCACGTCCTCGAGGTGGGCGAGGTCCGGCTGTCCGGCCCCGCCGACGAGCTCGCGCGCACGGACGCGGTGCGCCGCCTCTACCTCGGCGACCCGGCCGACGACCAGGGGGCCGCGTGA